The following proteins come from a genomic window of Daphnia carinata strain CSIRO-1 chromosome 8, CSIRO_AGI_Dcar_HiC_V3, whole genome shotgun sequence:
- the LOC130703947 gene encoding uncharacterized protein LOC130703947, which produces MQPEVDFMHRVLKGCLVQPHYGLNVLSLKQLSLQATAFWAVCTLHRLHDAPEKIQRASSDEIMKAARDCITNKIPSNLVDDFVVQMLNTIDVVYEQSRVGRQLLVYVGSFIPRNLRILVMPLCLEQVTIAAILTLPLCTNLTELYMERADQSVITQGILCHILKYLRRLKVLALPKQCNDSVIAVVGQNCPHLESIVLNDTGVTNTGIAWLLCCRRLHTVIMLKTEVSPPGAALLLHGLPSLSVLLYDSIADTLWYCSVNAAVSPKFALKTVAFGATDLLTPGHLELLSQMCPGVEWLSLNSAFTYSVQTLGFLPKLTLLSVNFRGGSLDIHFEDFLRRNGMTIRCLQLVEAQDMDWTRFEKLLIFCPALESLVFYECSFERIEVFEHVCELRKIYGKSQLKNLQIFRTPMMTQQLEHLVSILPHLNRLELGHLDWDVEQIRSFLMRYKHLETFRVLTWRFSGLGAAVASSILWGSSRNIRCLNHTLQLEFPSRVIQLDGHFTNTAPFQRGIPQFLLAEYGELSPLLDITRIGRN; this is translated from the exons ATGCAACCCGAAGTAGACTTCATGCATCGTGTTTTGAAAGGATGTTTAGTACAACCGCATTATGGCCTCAATGTTTTGAGCCTCAAACAGTTGAGTCTCCAAGCCACTGCTTTTTGGGCAGTGTGCACCCTACACAGACTACATGATGCACCTGAAAAGATTCAACGTGCCAGCTCTGATGAGATCATGAAAGCAGCCAGGGATTGTATCACAAACAAGATACCAAGCAATCTTGTAGATGATTTTGTGGTCCAAATGCTAAATACCATAGATGTGGTCTATGAGCAAAGTAGAGTTGGTAGACAGTTATTAGTTTACGTAGGATCATTTATTCCCAGAAATCTGAGAATACTTGTAATGCCTCTATGCCTTGAACAG GTAACAATTGCAGCCATTTTGACTCTGCCGCTCTGTACAAATCTCACTGAGTTGTACATGGAAAGAGCTGACCAGTCTGTCATTACACAAGGAATTCTCTGCCATATCCTTAAGTACCTAAGGAGGTTGAAAGTTTTGGCTCTGCCGAAGCAATGTAATGATTCTGTTATAGCAGTTGTTGGCCAAAACTGTCCCCATCTGGAGAGCATTGTTTTGAATGACACAGGTGTCACAAATACAG GAATTGCTTGGTTACTGTGCTGTCGACGTCTACACACGGTCATTATGTTAAAAACGGAAGTCAGTCCACCTGGAGCTGCTCTACTGCTTCACGGTCTACCTTCCTTAAGTGTTTTGCTCTATGACAGTATAGCGGATACTTTGTGGTATTGTTCCGTCAACGCAGCCGTCTCCCCCAAATTTGCTCTCAAAACAGTCGCATTTGGAGCAACGGATCTACTAACTCCTGGCCATTTGGAACTGTTGTCACAAATGTGTCCCGGCGTCGAATGGCTCTCGCTCAACAGTGCGTTTACTTACAGCGTTCAAACGCTAGGTTTCTTGCCAAAATTGACCCTTTTAAGCGTTAATTTCCGTGGTGGATCGTTAGACATTCATTTCGAAGACTTTTTACGTCGGAACGGTATGACCATCAGGTGCTTGCAACTGGTCGAAGCTCAAGACATGGACTGGACTCGATTCGAAAAGCTGCTCATCTTTTGCCCTGCCCTGGAATCGCTCGTATTTTACGAGTGCAGTTTCGAACGCATTGAAGTATTCGAACACGTTTGTGAACTTCGCAAGATATACGGGAAGAGCCAATTGAAGAACCTCCAAATTTTCCGCACTCCAATGATGACACAACAGTTGGAGCACTTGGTGTCGATCTTGCCACATCTTAATCGGTTGGAACTAGGCCATCTAGATTGGGACGTTGAGCAGATCCGTTCTTTTTTAATGCGCTACAAGCATCTAGAAACATTTCGCGTTCTGACGTGGAGATTCAGTGGATTGGGAGCAGCCGTAGCGTCTTCGATTCTATGGGGAAGTTCCCGAAATATCCGTTGTCTCAATCACACGTTACAACTTGAGTTTCCTTCGCGAGTGATCCAGCTAGATGGACATTTTACGAACACGGCCCCTTTTCAACGTGGCATTCCTCAGTTCTTGCTGGCCGAGTATGGCGAGCTGTCTCCTCTGTTAGATATCACACGTATCGGCCGGAACTAA
- the LOC130703957 gene encoding disks large 1 tumor suppressor protein-like isoform X6 yields the protein MKTRRKIQSHLSPGLVVDKHANGGDESAWEYEEIILERGSSGLGFSISGGTDNPHIGDDPAICLTKIIPGGAAAIDGRMKINDVILKVNDVSVVNVPHSAAVEALKRAGNLVRLSVRRRRQPRSPRIVEIELCKGNKGLGFSIAGGSGNQHIPGDNGIYITKIMDGGAAQVDGRLAVGDKLVLVRNLPLMTEKNLENVPHEEAVSALKCTSDRVVLVVAKTDAPLAPMLGGQPPSLQQQQTPLLSQSAVNLTTHHSHQPPSPNPGLAPIDVSGAYDPIEIPGALQVSTPRAVSEEDIARTPRSVVLSKGTTGLGFNIVGGEDGEGIFISFILAGGPADVSGQLRRGDQILSVNGHDLKHATHEQAALTLKGAGNTVTLCVQYRPEEYNRFEAKVHELKQQMMTGTLMRTSQKRSLYVRALFDYDPNKDDGLPSRGLFFRYGDILHVTNASDDEWWQARRVLANGEEEGIGIIPSKKRWERKLRARDRTVKFQGKSPTQDRQSTLERKKKNFIFSRKFPFVKSREDQSEEGSDQEPASAMTPSESDSTSLKEEAVFSYESVQQIEMTYTRPIIILGPLKDRINDDLISEFPEKFGSCVPHTTRPKRDYEVDQRDYHFVASREQMEADIQNHLFIEAGQYNENLYGTSVASVREVAEKQGKHCILDVSGNAIKRLQVAQLYPIAIFIKPKSVEAIMEWNKRMTEDQARKTYDRAMKLEQEFGEYFTAVVQGDTPEEIYAKVKEVIREQSGPTVWVPAKDKL from the exons ATGAAAACACGACGGAAG ATCCAGTCCCACCTGTCGCCCGGTTTGGTAGTGGACAAGCAC GCAAACGGAGGCGACGAATCGGCTTGGGAGTACGAGGAAATCATCCTGGAAAGAGGCAGCTCTGGTTTGGGTTTCAGCATCTCTGGCGGCACCGATAACCCTCACATCGGCGATGATCCGGCCATCTGCTTGACGAAGATCATCCCGGGCGGTGCGGCGGCCATTGACGGCCGAATGAAGATCAATGACGTCATTCTGAAAGTGAACGATGTCTCGGTTGTGAACGTTCCCCATTCGGCCGCCGTCGAGGCGCTCAAAAGGGCCGGTAACCTCGTCCGTTTG AGCGTGCGACGACGCCGACAGCCCCGTTCGCCCCGCATCGTCGAAATTGAATTGTGCAAAGGCAACAAAGGTCTGGGTTTCAGCATCGCGGGCGGCTCTGGTAATCAGCATATTCCCGGCGACAACGGCATCTACATCACTAAAATTATGGACGGCGGGGCGGCCCAAGTTGACGGTCGGCTCGCCGTCGGTGATAAACTGGTCCTGGTCCGGAATTTGCCG ttgatgACGGAGAAAAATTTGGAGAACGTGCCTCACGAGGAGGCCGTCTCTGCGCTAAAGTGCACGTCCGACCGCGTCGTATTGGTCGTAGCCAAGACGGACGCGCCTCTAGCGCCGATGCTTGGCGGACAGCCCCCTTCACTTCAACAGCAGCAGACGCCTCTCCTCTCGCAGTCGGCCGTCAATCTAACGACCCACCACTCGCATCAACCTCCGTCTCCTAATCCGGGACTAG ctccTATTGACGTCAGTGGTGCCTATGATCCGATTGAAATACCTGGTGCACTTCAAGTCTCTACTCCTCGGGCTGTTAGCGAAGAAGACATCGCTAG GACTCCTAGATCAGTGGTGCTATCGAAGGGAACGACCGGTTTGGGATTTAACATCGTTGGTGGAGAGGATGGCGAAGGCATTTTCATCTCTTTCATCCTGGCCGGCGGTCCAGCTGACGTGAGCGGGCAACTCCGACGTGGAGATCAAATCCTTTCGGTCAACGGACACGACCTTAAACATGCCACGCACGAACAGGCGGCTTTAACTCTCAAG GGAGCGGGCAACACTGTCACGCTGTGCGTTCAGTACCGACCTGAGGAGTACAACCGCTTCGAAGCCAAAGTCCACGAACTCAAGCAGCAGATGATGACCGGCACCCTCATGAGGACCTCACAGAAACGATCCCTCTACGTCAG GGCCCTCTTTGACTACGATCCCAACAAGGATGATGGACTGCCCAGTCGGGGCTTGTTTTTCCGTTATGGTGATATCCTGCACGTCACCAACGCCTCGGATGATGAGTGGTGGCAGGCCAGACGCGTCTTGGCCAATGGCGAAGAAGAAGGCATCGGCATAATTCCTTCAAAGAAACGGTGGGAACGGAAGCTGAGAGCTCGCGATCGCACCGTCAAGTTCCAGGGCAAGAGTCCAACTCAAGATCGG CAATCAACTCtggagaggaagaagaagaatttcatCTTCAGCCGAAAGTTTCCGTTCGTCAAGAGCCGGGAGGATCAGTCGGAGGAAGGCTCCGACCAAGAGC CAGCGTCGGCCATGACACCCTCCGAAAGTGATTCTACCAGCCTTA AGGAGGAAGCCGTTTTCTCCTATGAATCGGTCCAGCAGATCGAGATGACTTACACAAGGCCAATCATCATTCTGGGTCCGCTCAAGGACCGTATCAACGACGACCTTATCTCCGAGTTTCCGGAGAAGTTTGGAAGCTGCGTCCCTC ATACGACCCGGCCGAAACGGGACTACGAGGTTGACCAGCGGGACTATCATTTTGTGGCCTCCAGGGAGCAGATGGAAGCCGATATCCAGAACCATCTCTTTATCGAGGCCGGGCAGTATAATGAGAACCTTTACGGCACTTCTGTTGCCTCCGTACGAGAAGTAGCAGAAAAG CAGGGAAAGCATTGCATCCTGGATGTCAGCGGTAACGCCATCAAGCGGCTCCAAGTGGCCCAACTGTATCCTATTGCCATTTTCATCAAACCTAAATCAGTAGAGGCCATCAT GGAATGGAACAAACGGATGACGGAAGACCAAGCCAGGAAAACTTACGACCGAGCCATGAAACTAGAACAAGAATTTGGCGAGTATTTTACCG cCGTCGTTCAGGGCGACACACCAGAGGAGATCTACGCCAAAGTCAAGGAAGTGATTCGAGAGCAATCCGGGCCAACGGTTTGGGTCCCAGCCAAAGATAAACTTTGA
- the LOC130703957 gene encoding disks large 1 tumor suppressor protein-like isoform X5, translated as MAKNEWWRKWKSAWSVNAGIQSHLSPGLVVDKHANGGDESAWEYEEIILERGSSGLGFSISGGTDNPHIGDDPAICLTKIIPGGAAAIDGRMKINDVILKVNDVSVVNVPHSAAVEALKRAGNLVRLSVRRRRQPRSPRIVEIELCKGNKGLGFSIAGGSGNQHIPGDNGIYITKIMDGGAAQVDGRLAVGDKLVLVRNLPLMTEKNLENVPHEEAVSALKCTSDRVVLVVAKTDAPLAPMLGGQPPSLQQQQTPLLSQSAVNLTTHHSHQPPSPNPGLAPIDVSGAYDPIEIPGALQVSTPRAVSEEDIARTPRSVVLSKGTTGLGFNIVGGEDGEGIFISFILAGGPADVSGQLRRGDQILSVNGHDLKHATHEQAALTLKGAGNTVTLCVQYRPEEYNRFEAKVHELKQQMMTGTLMRTSQKRSLYVRALFDYDPNKDDGLPSRGLFFRYGDILHVTNASDDEWWQARRVLANGEEEGIGIIPSKKRWERKLRARDRTVKFQGKSPTQDRQSTLERKKKNFIFSRKFPFVKSREDQSEEGSDQEPASAMTPSESDSTSLKEEAVFSYESVQQIEMTYTRPIIILGPLKDRINDDLISEFPEKFGSCVPHTTRPKRDYEVDQRDYHFVASREQMEADIQNHLFIEAGQYNENLYGTSVASVREVAEKQGKHCILDVSGNAIKRLQVAQLYPIAIFIKPKSVEAIMEWNKRMTEDQARKTYDRAMKLEQEFGEYFTAVVQGDTPEEIYAKVKEVIREQSGPTVWVPAKDKL; from the exons ATGGCCAAAAACGAATGGTGGCGAAAGTGGAAATCGGCTTGGTCTGTGAACGCTGGT ATCCAGTCCCACCTGTCGCCCGGTTTGGTAGTGGACAAGCAC GCAAACGGAGGCGACGAATCGGCTTGGGAGTACGAGGAAATCATCCTGGAAAGAGGCAGCTCTGGTTTGGGTTTCAGCATCTCTGGCGGCACCGATAACCCTCACATCGGCGATGATCCGGCCATCTGCTTGACGAAGATCATCCCGGGCGGTGCGGCGGCCATTGACGGCCGAATGAAGATCAATGACGTCATTCTGAAAGTGAACGATGTCTCGGTTGTGAACGTTCCCCATTCGGCCGCCGTCGAGGCGCTCAAAAGGGCCGGTAACCTCGTCCGTTTG AGCGTGCGACGACGCCGACAGCCCCGTTCGCCCCGCATCGTCGAAATTGAATTGTGCAAAGGCAACAAAGGTCTGGGTTTCAGCATCGCGGGCGGCTCTGGTAATCAGCATATTCCCGGCGACAACGGCATCTACATCACTAAAATTATGGACGGCGGGGCGGCCCAAGTTGACGGTCGGCTCGCCGTCGGTGATAAACTGGTCCTGGTCCGGAATTTGCCG ttgatgACGGAGAAAAATTTGGAGAACGTGCCTCACGAGGAGGCCGTCTCTGCGCTAAAGTGCACGTCCGACCGCGTCGTATTGGTCGTAGCCAAGACGGACGCGCCTCTAGCGCCGATGCTTGGCGGACAGCCCCCTTCACTTCAACAGCAGCAGACGCCTCTCCTCTCGCAGTCGGCCGTCAATCTAACGACCCACCACTCGCATCAACCTCCGTCTCCTAATCCGGGACTAG ctccTATTGACGTCAGTGGTGCCTATGATCCGATTGAAATACCTGGTGCACTTCAAGTCTCTACTCCTCGGGCTGTTAGCGAAGAAGACATCGCTAG GACTCCTAGATCAGTGGTGCTATCGAAGGGAACGACCGGTTTGGGATTTAACATCGTTGGTGGAGAGGATGGCGAAGGCATTTTCATCTCTTTCATCCTGGCCGGCGGTCCAGCTGACGTGAGCGGGCAACTCCGACGTGGAGATCAAATCCTTTCGGTCAACGGACACGACCTTAAACATGCCACGCACGAACAGGCGGCTTTAACTCTCAAG GGAGCGGGCAACACTGTCACGCTGTGCGTTCAGTACCGACCTGAGGAGTACAACCGCTTCGAAGCCAAAGTCCACGAACTCAAGCAGCAGATGATGACCGGCACCCTCATGAGGACCTCACAGAAACGATCCCTCTACGTCAG GGCCCTCTTTGACTACGATCCCAACAAGGATGATGGACTGCCCAGTCGGGGCTTGTTTTTCCGTTATGGTGATATCCTGCACGTCACCAACGCCTCGGATGATGAGTGGTGGCAGGCCAGACGCGTCTTGGCCAATGGCGAAGAAGAAGGCATCGGCATAATTCCTTCAAAGAAACGGTGGGAACGGAAGCTGAGAGCTCGCGATCGCACCGTCAAGTTCCAGGGCAAGAGTCCAACTCAAGATCGG CAATCAACTCtggagaggaagaagaagaatttcatCTTCAGCCGAAAGTTTCCGTTCGTCAAGAGCCGGGAGGATCAGTCGGAGGAAGGCTCCGACCAAGAGC CAGCGTCGGCCATGACACCCTCCGAAAGTGATTCTACCAGCCTTA AGGAGGAAGCCGTTTTCTCCTATGAATCGGTCCAGCAGATCGAGATGACTTACACAAGGCCAATCATCATTCTGGGTCCGCTCAAGGACCGTATCAACGACGACCTTATCTCCGAGTTTCCGGAGAAGTTTGGAAGCTGCGTCCCTC ATACGACCCGGCCGAAACGGGACTACGAGGTTGACCAGCGGGACTATCATTTTGTGGCCTCCAGGGAGCAGATGGAAGCCGATATCCAGAACCATCTCTTTATCGAGGCCGGGCAGTATAATGAGAACCTTTACGGCACTTCTGTTGCCTCCGTACGAGAAGTAGCAGAAAAG CAGGGAAAGCATTGCATCCTGGATGTCAGCGGTAACGCCATCAAGCGGCTCCAAGTGGCCCAACTGTATCCTATTGCCATTTTCATCAAACCTAAATCAGTAGAGGCCATCAT GGAATGGAACAAACGGATGACGGAAGACCAAGCCAGGAAAACTTACGACCGAGCCATGAAACTAGAACAAGAATTTGGCGAGTATTTTACCG cCGTCGTTCAGGGCGACACACCAGAGGAGATCTACGCCAAAGTCAAGGAAGTGATTCGAGAGCAATCCGGGCCAACGGTTTGGGTCCCAGCCAAAGATAAACTTTGA